A window of Castanea sativa cultivar Marrone di Chiusa Pesio chromosome 8, ASM4071231v1 genomic DNA:
TAACGTTGTTATCATCTTTCAtattatgttttatttgtttatattttgcaaTTTATACCGAAATTAAGCAAAAGGGAATTTTATATATGCTAGTTCTTTACCACCTCTACAAACATagggatttttatttattctagaTCGTCTGtcgtttattggtgattttttttttttttttttacaattgtttgTGAAGTTTCCAATTAATTCATTAGTACAAGTAATTAAAAGAGGACTAATGAAATTAAGGAGTGAATATGATTTTAAATAGAATGGAACGGAGGAAACGAATACATATGTCCAAAGGATTCATAATgaacccaaaattttgagattaagATTGCTTTTGGGATTGGAAAAAACGATGACATactttaccttttatttttactcttaAAGTGGGTCCCATTGTATTGTAGTCCTACTGTTCCAATTTCCAATagtcaggatttttttttttttttatacgtaCTTTCAACAAAAGTTTTCATAAgctgttgttgtttttgtttgttagtgaAATTTCCATTTGAGAATATGGGAATGAGTTAATTTTTCACGACCTTAAAAGTTATATGCATCTCAATTATGTGTGGGGGTTTAATCAGCTCAATGGGATTTAATTCCGCATTCCCACTTGCACAAAAAAGAAACTCTTTGGCCTGATGGTAAAGAGACGccatatgtatgtatatatatatatacacacatatgcATAGATGAATGATTGGTTTTGCTGAAATTTTGGTGGTGGGattaatatttgtttaaatgttCATTTGTCTAATTATGTTATGCTGTGTGTTGTAGAATACACTGCTGCAGTTTAAGAAGGTGGTGAATGCGAAACAGCAGGTGGTTTCTGGAACAATATACATTCTAACGTTGGAGGTGGAGGATGGCGGGAAGAAGAAAGTTTATGAAGCCAAGATTTGGGAGAAGCCATGGTTGAACTTCAAGGAGGT
This region includes:
- the LOC142607782 gene encoding cysteine proteinase inhibitor-like; its protein translation is MAALVGGVSDVKGHENSLQIDDLARFAVDDHNKKANTLLQFKKVVNAKQQVVSGTIYILTLEVEDGGKKKVYEAKIWEKPWLNFKEVQEFKLIGDAPTHHSA